From the Calliopsis andreniformis isolate RMS-2024a chromosome 4, iyCalAndr_principal, whole genome shotgun sequence genome, one window contains:
- the Arp5 gene encoding actin-related protein 5, protein MEILELKDVKAVPDIIHPYPDRVKLEGTPLVIDNGSYNCRVGWATEKEPQLIFKNLIAKPRKERGKKDGEPQVGNDIANIEAVRFQLKTQFDRNVVTHFEAQEQIFDYTFTHMGIDTESAIKHPIILTEAFLNPNYSRNLMAELLFECYNVPAIAYGVDCLFSYQHNNCPPDGLVISIGYHTTHIIPILDGKADPVNSRRINVGGYHITSYMHRLLQLKYPVHVNAITPSRAEELIHDHSMIALNYQEEISKWADPDYYDANVLRVQLPYVAPANAPGLTVEQQKERKRELARRLMEINARKREERLAEDEEQLNQLLAVQDLLEEGETDEFDQALKTYSLANEADLIKMINNLQAKVERTRQKIVAANSQEENIVMEEQKPKIKSNLQPKDQQDFDEWIAGVRKQRQEILDKRMAKRQRRQDMAKRRTAAAQERMRIISQLARKEKRDDDFGMRDEDWDVYKVINREGGDSDSELEQEKLLELEDILRHHDPEFDGAGSNVPMVPGETHQLHVGVERLRAPEILFQPSMIGSVEAGIAETIEFVLKLYPPEQQQRLVGNVFLTGGPTRFPGLLERLNRELREMRPFGSNFQINIAKNSNIDAWYGARDFGLNGNLPEFLVSRKEYEEKGGEYFKEHLTSNTYTRSPDPLPIIQVPVTSEQVIVEDAIVDVEME, encoded by the exons ATGGAAATCCTCGAATTAAAAGATGTAAAAGCTGTACCTGATATAATACATCCTTATCCAGATAGAGTAAAATTAGAGGGAACGCCACTTGTTATTGACAATG GGTCGTACAACTGTAGAGTTGGTTGGGCTACGGAGAAGGAACCAcagttaatatttaaaaatcttatTGCTAAGCCACGAAAAGAACGTGGTAAAAAGGATGGTGAACCACAAGTTGGAAATGATATAGCAAACATTGAAGCTGTTCGATTTCAGCTGAAAACACAATTCGATAGAAATGTGGTAACTCATTTTGAAGCACAGGAGCAAATATTCGATTATACTTTCACTCATATGGGAATAGATACAGAAAGCGCAATAAAACATCCAATCATTTTAACTGAAGCCTTTCTAAATCCAAATTATTCTCGAAACT TGATGGCAGAACTTTTATTTGAATGCTATAATGTACCTGCAATAGCATACGGAGTAGATTGCCTATTTTCTTATCAACATAATAATTGTCCACCAGACGGTTTAGTAATTAGTATTGGATATCATACTACTCACATAATACCAATATTAGATGGTAAAGCAGATCCTGTGAATTCAAGAAGAATCAATGTTGGCGGATATCACATTACATCTTATATGCATAGATTGCTTCAACTTAAATATCCAGTACATGTAAATGCTATAACGCCAAGTCGGGCAGAG GAGTTGATACATGACCATTCAATGATAGCTCTAAATTATCAAGAAGAAATTTCTAAATGGGCTGACCCAGATTATTATGATGCAAATGTGCTAAGAGTTCAATTACCCTACGTAGCTCCTGCAAATGCACCTGGCTTAACAGTCGAACaacaaaaagaaagaaaacgtgAGTTGGCTAGAAGACTTATGGAAATCAATGCACGCAAGAGGGAAGAAAGA TTAGCAGAAGATGAAGAACAACTAAATCAATTATTAGCTGTACAAGATTTATTAGAAGAAGGAGAAACTGATGAATTTGATCAAGCTTTAAAAACCTATTCTCTTGCAAACGAAGCAGATTTGATAAAAATGATTAACAACTTGCAAGCAAAAGTGGAAAGAACAAGGCAAAAAATAGTAGCTGCTAATTCACAGGAAGAGAATATTGTAATGGAAGAACAAAAGCCaaaaataaaatcaaatttacAACCCAAGGATCAACAAGACTTCGATGAATGGATAGCTGGTGTTAGAAAGCAAAG GCAAGAGATATTAGATAAACGAATGGCTAAAAGGCAACGTAGACAAGACATGGCTAAACGTAGAACAGCTGCTGCTCAGGAAAGAATGCGTATAATAAGTCAATTAGCGCGGAAAGAAAAACGTGATGATGACTTTGGTAtgagggatgaagactgggACGTTTATAAAGTTATAAATAGG GAAGGAGGAGATTCAGATTCAGAATTAGAACAAGAAAAGTTACTGGAACTTGAAGATATATTGCGACACCATGATCCAGAATTCGACGGGGCTGGATCAAACGTTCCTATGGTTCCTGGGGAAACTCACCAATTACACGTAGGAGTAGAACGCTTAAGAGCTCCAGAGATATTATTTCAACCATCGATGATAGGTTCTGTGGAGGCAGGCATTGCTGAAACAATTGAATTCGTTTTAAAACTATACCCACCTGAACAGCAACAACGTCTCGTAGGAAATGTGTTTCTCACTGGTGGACCGACaagatttccaggtctattagaGAGATTGAATCGCGAGCTTCGTGAAATGAGACCATTTGGTTCTAACTTCCAAATAAACATTGCGAAGAACAGCAACATAGATGCATGGTACGGTGCTAGAGACTTTGGCTTAAATGGAAATCTACCTGAATTCTTAGTCAGCAGAAAAGAATACGAGGAGAAAGGTGGCGAGTATTTTAAGGAACATTTAACAAGCAACACTTACACTCGATCTCCAGATCCACTGCCTATTATACAAGTCCCTGTTACCTCGGAACAAGTCATTGTGGAGGATGCTATCGTCGACGTAGAAATggaataa